One window of the Asticcacaulis sp. SL142 genome contains the following:
- a CDS encoding TonB-dependent receptor, whose protein sequence is MPMIVSAQEAAPAPAEDDINTVVVTGIKKSYLDAVRAKRSNIEITDGISSDGLGRFPDLNVGEALQRVPGVQINREAEGRNATINVRGMPGSYAQTTINGVSFAAPPSLANDQGTPLGAFNSDIFSAFVIQKSPMANAPSGGLSGNVDMQIAPALSRKDGGTFKASYEYNELGKNLAPAFTLGYNKHLSESLAVFGTVAFKKENFRRDTLRFNGYSRLTPTLTGLTNAQFASTYGDYYSASDCPSGSTSFCYSLKNALGLPATGDVTPFLSSATGSKGNTGVYALDAIRQYTRTNEGDLWTASGGIEWKPNDSTKLGIVGYYTDRDLPKTTQHFLINAVWAGAGTMTPSGTPVQTSDGRWLYETVTHDNFPAKISTRQYGQHQKAGGIVANAEWSNEDWKVDGVLALSKGENSSIETELNLQTNSVSGGGTNGISGTITTGFGDLDDFSYTVTPSPQNILFTSGWVWQGASNSINANASDPAGYLQPGGVYYFSLSGSESLAEETVNSAQVNVERFVNFGPIKSIKGGVQLLQNKFESRGFRNMGYGLQMQNITADMVYTPSFVGDFMNGNADITTNWITFDAERFIDAVTPVTPYTASGGGLTTAGFNIQYADGAFADYNYNTQNDVSQAYIQFKFDTDILGHRVRGNFGTRYESTDNKIDSYDVITPFTNSIGSLSNFEWQSIENSYDYWLPSAIFAADITDDLILRGAYYKTYVRPQARQYSPVTRISPSPILNANLSTPSVSIYDTSVRIGNNKLEPYLADSYDLSLEWYNRPGGMVSLAYFKKIITGRVVATSDPAILCPSDGSTWGFGSLSWDGQYCTATSLSTASSIVHVNASGAYNLDKDTTVEGVEFSIQQNFDFLPGFWRNFGGNFNYAYTESKSPDIAPFPGISKHATNAILFYETSKFGVRAVYNYRTDYPLNANGTYTGGARSVKERGQLDLSASYNLTDAITLSLDAYNITDEKRYEYENDERFVRWIDYDGRTFTLSARAVF, encoded by the coding sequence ATGCCTATGATTGTCAGTGCGCAGGAGGCGGCGCCAGCGCCTGCGGAAGATGATATTAATACGGTCGTTGTTACCGGTATTAAGAAGAGCTACCTCGATGCGGTTCGCGCCAAGCGCAGCAATATTGAAATCACTGACGGTATTTCGTCGGACGGTCTGGGGCGTTTCCCGGATCTGAACGTCGGTGAAGCCTTGCAGCGCGTGCCGGGTGTGCAAATCAACCGTGAGGCCGAAGGGCGCAACGCCACGATCAATGTGCGGGGTATGCCGGGCTCTTATGCCCAGACAACCATCAACGGGGTTTCGTTTGCCGCGCCGCCATCTCTGGCTAATGATCAGGGAACGCCTCTGGGGGCTTTCAATTCCGATATCTTTTCGGCATTTGTGATCCAAAAGTCACCTATGGCCAATGCGCCGTCCGGCGGTCTTAGCGGCAACGTCGATATGCAGATTGCTCCAGCCTTGTCACGCAAGGATGGCGGTACGTTCAAGGCGTCTTATGAATATAACGAGCTGGGCAAAAATCTCGCGCCAGCCTTTACGCTGGGCTACAACAAGCACCTGAGTGAAAGCCTAGCGGTATTTGGCACGGTGGCCTTCAAAAAAGAAAACTTCCGCCGCGATACCCTGCGCTTTAACGGCTATAGTCGTCTGACCCCGACTCTGACAGGTCTGACTAATGCGCAGTTTGCGTCGACCTATGGTGATTACTATTCGGCATCGGATTGTCCGTCGGGCTCTACGTCATTTTGTTATTCGCTCAAGAATGCGCTGGGTTTACCAGCTACAGGCGATGTCACGCCCTTCCTGAGTAGTGCTACCGGCTCAAAAGGCAATACGGGCGTTTATGCGCTTGATGCGATCCGTCAATATACCCGCACCAACGAAGGTGACCTGTGGACGGCCTCGGGCGGAATTGAATGGAAGCCTAACGACAGCACCAAGTTGGGTATCGTTGGTTACTACACTGACCGCGACCTGCCCAAGACGACCCAGCACTTCCTGATTAATGCGGTCTGGGCGGGTGCGGGTACTATGACTCCGTCGGGCACGCCGGTGCAAACCTCAGACGGTCGTTGGCTCTATGAGACGGTAACTCACGACAACTTCCCGGCCAAGATTTCGACGCGGCAGTATGGTCAGCACCAGAAGGCCGGCGGTATTGTCGCCAATGCTGAATGGTCGAACGAAGACTGGAAGGTTGATGGGGTGCTCGCGCTCTCAAAGGGCGAGAACTCATCGATTGAAACCGAACTGAATCTTCAGACCAACTCGGTCAGTGGTGGCGGAACCAATGGCATCAGCGGGACGATCACCACCGGTTTCGGCGATCTGGATGACTTCAGCTATACGGTTACGCCCTCGCCACAGAACATACTCTTTACGTCGGGATGGGTCTGGCAGGGCGCCTCCAACAGCATTAATGCAAATGCCTCTGATCCAGCCGGATATCTGCAACCGGGCGGTGTTTATTACTTCAGCCTGAGCGGTTCTGAGTCGCTGGCGGAAGAAACCGTCAACTCGGCGCAGGTCAATGTCGAGCGCTTCGTGAACTTCGGCCCGATCAAAAGTATCAAGGGTGGCGTTCAACTGCTGCAAAACAAGTTCGAATCCCGCGGGTTCCGCAATATGGGCTATGGCCTTCAAATGCAGAACATCACGGCGGACATGGTTTATACGCCGTCGTTCGTCGGTGACTTTATGAATGGAAATGCCGATATCACCACCAACTGGATCACGTTTGATGCTGAACGCTTCATTGACGCTGTAACGCCGGTGACGCCCTATACCGCATCAGGCGGCGGGCTGACGACGGCGGGCTTTAACATCCAGTATGCCGATGGCGCTTTCGCCGACTATAACTACAATACCCAAAACGATGTCTCTCAGGCCTATATTCAGTTCAAATTCGATACGGATATATTGGGGCATCGCGTTCGCGGTAATTTCGGCACACGTTATGAATCGACTGACAATAAGATCGATTCCTACGATGTCATCACGCCATTCACCAACTCCATCGGTTCGCTATCGAATTTCGAGTGGCAGAGCATTGAGAACAGCTATGATTATTGGCTGCCGTCGGCCATTTTTGCCGCCGACATCACCGATGACCTGATCCTGCGCGGGGCTTACTATAAGACCTATGTCCGCCCGCAAGCGCGTCAATATTCGCCGGTCACGCGCATCTCACCTTCCCCGATCCTCAACGCCAATCTGTCGACACCATCCGTCAGTATCTATGATACCAGCGTTCGTATCGGTAATAATAAGCTCGAACCATATCTGGCCGACTCTTACGATCTATCACTTGAATGGTACAATCGTCCGGGCGGCATGGTCTCTCTGGCCTATTTCAAGAAGATCATCACCGGCCGCGTGGTGGCAACCTCTGACCCGGCCATTCTGTGTCCGTCTGACGGTTCGACCTGGGGCTTTGGCTCCTTGTCATGGGATGGGCAATATTGTACCGCAACGTCCCTGTCTACGGCGAGCAGTATTGTTCACGTCAATGCTTCGGGGGCCTATAACCTTGACAAGGACACGACCGTTGAAGGGGTTGAGTTCAGCATCCAGCAGAATTTCGACTTCCTGCCGGGTTTCTGGCGTAACTTCGGCGGTAACTTCAACTATGCCTATACAGAATCCAAGAGCCCGGACATCGCGCCGTTCCCGGGGATTTCAAAGCATGCCACCAACGCAATCCTGTTCTATGAAACGTCGAAGTTCGGTGTCCGGGCTGTTTACAACTACCGCACGGATTACCCGCTCAATGCCAACGGCACCTATACCGGCGGCGCCCGTTCGGTGAAGGAGCGCGGTCAGCTTGATCTGTCGGCATCCTATAACCTCACCGACGCGATCACGCTGTCTCTGGATGCTTACAACATCACCGATGAAAAGCGTTACGAGTATGAGAACGATGAGCGTTTCGTGCGCTGGATCGATTATGACGGTCGCACGTTCACACTGAGCGCCCGCGCCGTTTTCTAA